Genomic DNA from Filimonas effusa:
GTAAACGAACAATTGGCTCCCTGGAATTTCGAAAGAAGAGAGATCGGCCCCCACGACGTTCAGGTCGAAATTCTCTACTGTGGCGTCTGCCACTCCGATCTCCATGCTATCAGGAACCACTGGTTCCCCGGCATCTTCCCCCTGATCCCCGGCCACGAAATCGTAGGACGCATTACAGCAGTAGGCCCGCACGTCAAAAAGTTTAAGACAGGAGACCGCGCAGGCATAGGTACCATCGTCGACTCCTGCCGCCAATGTTACGACTGCCAGTCAGGCCACGAACAGTTCTGCTCGGTATCACCCGTTCAAACCTATAACAACCTCGACAAAGCCGGCCAGCCCACCTACGGCGGTTATTCCAATACAATCGTGGTTAACGAAGACTTCACCCATCACATCTCCCCGGATCTCAACCTGGCCGCAGTGGCCCCGTTATTATGCGCCGGCATCACCACCTGGTCGCCACTGCGCAAATGGAATGTAGGCAAAGGTCACAGGCTGGCAGTTGTAGGCCTCGGCGGACTGGGTCATATGGCCGTTAAGTTCGGAGTAGCCCTTGGCGC
This window encodes:
- a CDS encoding NAD(P)-dependent alcohol dehydrogenase yields the protein MIQAKGYAAQAVNEQLAPWNFERREIGPHDVQVEILYCGVCHSDLHAIRNHWFPGIFPLIPGHEIVGRITAVGPHVKKFKTGDRAGIGTIVDSCRQCYDCQSGHEQFCSVSPVQTYNNLDKAGQPTYGGYSNTIVVNEDFTHHISPDLNLAAVAPLLCAGITTWSPLRKWNVGKGHRLAVVGLGGLGHMAVKFGVALGAEVTVVSTSPNKEIAARELGAHHFVVSKNEEHMQSAARSFDFVLDSVSADHDINPYLALLRTNGTYINVGLPPKPWEVSSFSVVVGNKAITGSGVGGLQETQEMLDFCAENNIVADVELIDIKNINEAFERMEKGDIRYRFVIDMSTL